The Bacteroidota bacterium genome window below encodes:
- a CDS encoding phosphatase PAP2 family protein has protein sequence MRKFAQLNKYVVKYSAAAVCILLLIMWLLPAGYNSYSSDSVTTKFWVLASLSCNPFGVIISLFVILAILIFSTRKFIRVYQSVIIFFLIGVMIVSTGVYLINFIKAKYPEARPYQEFLSSQKVLPEQLEEFKKLTDTQRRIILANDSLLNKMPVGVNPIVYKIWLQEPALSFPSAHAFNSAFIGTVYSCILFFTITNKKLRYFYLAPLVWMIFVSLSRVMLGFHYRTDVAFGAVMGYCVALIFIYAGALNKIIFLNREPKNI, from the coding sequence ATGAGAAAATTTGCTCAGCTTAATAAATACGTTGTAAAATATTCTGCTGCCGCTGTTTGTATTTTATTGTTAATAATGTGGCTGCTGCCGGCAGGGTATAACTCATATTCTTCCGATAGTGTCACAACAAAATTCTGGGTACTTGCATCGCTTTCCTGTAATCCTTTTGGAGTTATAATTTCCCTATTTGTTATCCTCGCCATATTAATTTTTTCAACAAGAAAATTTATACGTGTTTACCAGTCAGTGATTATCTTTTTTCTGATTGGCGTAATGATTGTATCCACGGGAGTGTATCTTATTAATTTTATTAAGGCAAAGTATCCTGAAGCGCGTCCTTATCAGGAGTTTTTATCCTCACAAAAAGTATTACCTGAGCAGCTTGAAGAGTTTAAAAAATTAACCGATACTCAGAGAAGAATAATATTGGCAAATGATAGTTTGCTGAATAAAATGCCCGTAGGTGTTAATCCCATTGTCTATAAAATCTGGCTGCAGGAGCCGGCATTATCTTTTCCTTCCGCACATGCATTTAACTCCGCTTTCATAGGTACAGTTTATTCCTGCATATTATTTTTTACAATTACCAATAAAAAGCTCCGCTATTTTTATTTAGCTCCGTTAGTGTGGATGATATTTGTTTCGTTGTCGCGGGTAATGCTCGGCTTCCATTACAGAACGGATGTTGCATTTGGCGCAGTGATGGGATATTGTGTCGCATTAATTTTTATATATGCCGGCGCACTGAATAAAATAATTTTTTTGAACCGGGAACCCAAGAATATTTAA
- a CDS encoding c-type cytochrome: MKKFLKIIYILLLVAAIGLVSGYVYMQKKFPAVGEAPNIKIDITEQRLERGKYLFSSVAGCADCHSTRDWSKLTGPVIPGTEGKGGEKFDETLGLPGTFTSKNITPAGIGGWTDGEIYRAITSGVSKDGEPLFPIMPYPNFAKMDKEDIYSIIAYLRTLTPIQNEVPKHEVKFPMSIIIRTIPAPPNHQPIPERSNTVAYGKYLVTSASCGDCHTQSEKGVPIPGKEFAGGVEFNVGPWVNTTANLTPDMETGIGKMTRDDFIKRFKACTTPEYKSTTWKEGEFNSIMPWTFLGQMSESDLGSIYDYLRTLPPVSNKVEKFKLPSKF; this comes from the coding sequence ATGAAAAAATTCCTAAAGATTATCTATATCTTATTGCTTGTAGCTGCAATAGGATTAGTATCTGGTTACGTCTATATGCAGAAAAAATTCCCTGCTGTAGGCGAAGCTCCCAATATAAAAATTGATATTACTGAGCAGCGTCTTGAGCGCGGTAAATATCTTTTCAGCTCAGTTGCAGGATGCGCAGACTGCCATTCGACAAGAGACTGGTCTAAATTAACAGGTCCGGTTATTCCCGGCACCGAAGGAAAAGGCGGAGAAAAATTCGATGAGACACTCGGTTTACCCGGAACCTTTACTTCTAAAAACATCACTCCTGCAGGAATCGGCGGATGGACTGACGGTGAAATTTACAGAGCAATTACATCCGGCGTAAGCAAAGACGGCGAGCCGCTTTTCCCAATAATGCCTTATCCGAATTTTGCTAAGATGGATAAAGAAGACATTTACTCAATCATTGCTTATCTTAGAACCTTGACTCCGATACAAAATGAAGTGCCGAAACATGAAGTGAAATTCCCTATGAGTATTATTATAAGAACAATTCCTGCACCTCCAAACCATCAGCCTATTCCTGAGAGAAGCAACACAGTTGCTTATGGAAAATATCTGGTAACTTCTGCAAGCTGCGGTGACTGCCATACTCAATCTGAAAAAGGTGTACCGATTCCCGGGAAAGAATTTGCCGGCGGAGTAGAGTTCAATGTCGGTCCCTGGGTAAATACTACTGCCAACCTTACTCCCGATATGGAAACTGGTATCGGCAAAATGACAAGAGATGACTTTATAAAAAGATTCAAAGCATGCACAACACCTGAGTATAAAAGCACAACATGGAAAGAAGGCGAGTTTAATTCAATAATGCCGTGGACTTTCCTTGGACAAATGAGTGAATCAGATCTCGGTTCAATATATGATTACTTAAGAACACTTCCTCCTGTATCAAACAAAGTAGAGAAGTTCAAGCTTCCAAGTAAGTTCTAA
- a CDS encoding TonB-dependent receptor, translating into MKKLLLLIFLSLYGVTFSQSNTGIINGKLLDKETQNPVAGASIQIVGTYLSTESNENGEFSFSGLKLETYQLKVSALNYSPIIKSDLVVYASKPLDVVIQLIPMNITLETINVDANYFSKSSDVNISTMNLDFEEIRRAPGATEDISRMLQTAPGVSIGNDQRNDIIVRGGSPSENLLLIDGVEIPNINHFNTQGSTSGAIGFINVKFIQEANIFTGGFPSRFGDKSSGVVDIRFREGSRKKFYSDINLNVGGFGGIFEGPLFSEKGSYIFSVRRSYLELLKGAIQLSAVPNFWDINMKVNYDFSPTDKLSLIGFGSIDRIDFDGDKTDDLDDPYGKAFSHQNNYVAGFNYTKIFKKGYLQTTQSNSISDYDIVSYGQRQDTVQFNDKATEREHTLKTELNYQANKIFNLNFTAGGKLANVKNNVFARQDTTYAGYIRPDLIFDNTVNTYKLFGTFNLTSKFLKDNLIVNAGFRVDYFDYINLKTYFSPRVGASYKLTPLTTINASYGIFYQAPAYLWLASNPINKNLNDIRSEHFILGFEQLLSPDFKFTVEAYEKRYRDYPVATENPTFILIDGGSDFGPNLVGPAVSAGKGYVRGIDFSLHKKLTGNGFYGMLNYSYSYSNFTALVGGEKPGAYDPTNQITLIAGYQVADEWLVGFKIKYAGGKPYTPLDIALSTQFNRGIYATNDFNSARYPDYIRVDLRIDKKVNFKKASLVGYIEFQNLLNRKNVNSYFWNETKNAQGTVYNWAFLPVGGLSLQF; encoded by the coding sequence ATGAAGAAGTTATTACTGCTAATATTTTTATCTCTTTACGGAGTTACGTTCTCTCAAAGCAATACAGGAATTATAAACGGGAAACTGCTTGATAAGGAAACACAAAATCCTGTTGCAGGTGCATCTATACAGATAGTCGGCACATATCTAAGCACAGAAAGTAATGAAAACGGAGAATTTTCATTTTCGGGATTGAAACTTGAAACTTATCAGCTGAAAGTTTCTGCTTTGAACTACTCACCAATAATAAAATCTGATTTAGTAGTATATGCAAGTAAACCGCTCGATGTTGTGATTCAGTTAATACCTATGAACATTACATTGGAAACGATTAATGTTGATGCGAATTATTTTTCAAAAAGTTCAGATGTTAATATTTCCACAATGAATCTTGACTTCGAAGAAATCCGCAGAGCACCCGGTGCTACGGAAGATATTTCAAGAATGCTGCAGACTGCCCCCGGAGTTTCCATCGGTAATGACCAGAGAAACGATATTATTGTAAGAGGCGGCTCGCCAAGTGAAAATTTATTGCTGATAGACGGAGTTGAAATTCCCAATATCAATCACTTTAATACACAGGGTTCAACCAGCGGAGCGATAGGATTTATAAATGTTAAGTTCATACAGGAAGCAAATATTTTTACGGGAGGATTTCCGTCTCGATTCGGAGATAAATCATCTGGAGTTGTGGATATAAGATTCCGGGAGGGAAGCAGGAAAAAATTCTATAGCGATATTAATTTAAATGTCGGCGGATTCGGAGGAATATTTGAAGGACCGTTATTCAGTGAAAAGGGTTCTTACATTTTTTCTGTAAGAAGAAGTTACCTTGAGTTATTAAAAGGCGCTATTCAGCTTTCTGCTGTTCCTAATTTCTGGGATATAAATATGAAAGTGAATTATGATTTCTCCCCCACGGATAAACTTTCACTTATAGGTTTCGGAAGCATCGATAGAATTGATTTTGATGGAGATAAAACAGATGACTTAGATGACCCTTACGGAAAAGCATTCTCTCATCAGAACAATTACGTTGCAGGATTTAACTATACAAAAATATTCAAGAAAGGTTATCTTCAAACAACTCAGTCGAATTCAATTTCGGATTACGATATTGTCAGCTACGGACAAAGACAGGATACAGTACAGTTTAATGATAAGGCAACTGAGCGCGAACATACATTAAAGACTGAGTTGAACTACCAGGCAAATAAAATTTTTAATTTAAACTTTACAGCCGGAGGCAAACTCGCAAATGTAAAAAATAATGTTTTTGCAAGACAGGATACTACCTATGCAGGATATATAAGACCTGATTTGATTTTTGATAACACTGTTAACACTTACAAACTTTTCGGTACATTTAATCTGACTTCAAAATTTCTAAAAGATAATCTTATTGTAAACGCAGGCTTCAGAGTAGATTACTTTGATTACATTAATCTTAAAACTTATTTCTCACCGAGAGTCGGAGCATCTTATAAGTTAACTCCTCTCACTACAATCAACGCATCGTACGGAATATTTTATCAGGCGCCTGCTTATCTATGGCTTGCATCAAATCCTATCAATAAAAATTTGAATGACATCAGAAGCGAGCATTTCATTCTGGGCTTCGAACAACTTCTCTCACCTGATTTTAAATTTACGGTTGAAGCTTATGAAAAACGTTACAGAGATTATCCTGTAGCAACTGAGAATCCGACATTTATTTTAATTGACGGCGGTTCTGATTTCGGGCCTAATTTAGTGGGTCCCGCAGTCAGCGCAGGGAAAGGTTATGTACGGGGAATAGATTTCTCTCTTCACAAAAAATTAACAGGCAACGGATTTTACGGAATGCTGAATTACTCATATTCATATTCAAACTTCACTGCGCTCGTGGGCGGAGAAAAGCCCGGAGCTTATGACCCTACAAATCAGATTACTTTGATTGCGGGTTATCAGGTTGCAGATGAGTGGCTTGTTGGATTCAAAATAAAATATGCCGGCGGAAAACCTTACACTCCATTGGATATAGCGTTATCAACACAATTCAACCGCGGTATTTATGCAACGAATGATTTCAACAGCGCGCGCTATCCGGATTACATAAGAGTTGATTTAAGAATTGATAAAAAGGTAAACTTTAAAAAGGCAAGTCTTGTTGGTTATATAGAGTTTCAGAATTTGCTAAACAGAAAAAACGTGAACTCATATTTCTGGAATGAAACAAAAAACGCACAGGGAACAGTTTACAACTGGGCATTTTTACCTGTAGGCGGATTAAGCTTACAGTTCTAA
- a CDS encoding TetR/AcrR family transcriptional regulator: MGITERKIKDKEKIKEKILQAAIKLFVKDGFDNVSMRKLSEKIQYSPGTIYLHYKDKESILFELHTIAFQKFYAALSNALDERNPIKRLEQLGQNYLEFAWQNPEYYDLMFINNCVSASIAKEDEWIGMDSYGLLHQTINDCAEHGYISKHDVETATFSMWAFVHGIASLVIKKRISGIKEEELNHLIQGSLKFLINTLNIKNHKHKK, from the coding sequence ATGGGAATTACCGAAAGGAAAATCAAAGATAAAGAAAAGATCAAAGAGAAAATCCTTCAGGCTGCAATAAAGCTTTTTGTTAAAGACGGTTTTGATAACGTCTCAATGCGAAAGCTGTCGGAGAAAATCCAGTACAGTCCGGGAACAATTTATCTTCATTATAAAGATAAAGAGTCCATTCTTTTTGAACTTCACACAATTGCATTTCAGAAATTCTATGCGGCATTAAGTAATGCACTTGATGAACGTAACCCGATTAAGAGACTTGAGCAATTGGGACAAAATTATCTGGAGTTTGCGTGGCAAAATCCGGAGTACTATGATTTAATGTTTATTAATAACTGTGTCTCGGCATCTATTGCAAAAGAGGATGAATGGATTGGAATGGACTCATACGGTCTTCTTCATCAGACAATAAATGATTGCGCAGAGCACGGTTATATTTCAAAACATGATGTGGAAACTGCAACATTTTCAATGTGGGCATTTGTTCACGGTATTGCATCACTTGTAATAAAAAAACGTATTTCAGGCATTAAAGAAGAAGAGCTTAATCATCTTATTCAGGGCTCCTTAAAATTTCTAATTAACACTTTAAATATTAAAAACCACAAACACAAAAAGTAA
- a CDS encoding dipeptidase: MIWNINLHYKDYNVTNTNKKYLAVGGVIITALLFYFILQNSSSLTQATDKTPAVIPNTTKTIAVMQKDTTKDSSRDYLKLHYDAIVVDSHNDFIWQVYDKGADIKGSSFTQSDLPRFKSGGVDVQFFAVWIPMKEVKNSFSFVKNQIKSLNHIAENNSNDIEFAKSYDEIMSVLAKKKLCGLIGVEGGTAIGSDVDNVNKLYDMGVRYIGLTWNNSNVIASSAKDETEKGKKGGLSEFGKKVIQRMNELGMMIDVAHLGENSFWDVAELSTQPIFSSHSNAYAINPHFRNLTDEQIKAVAKSGGVVQVNFYDEFLDKDAKRNRTKNAYQLYKKELDALNEKYGDDLEKYNTERDNFLKEKKLSGGTTIDKVIEHIDYIKNLVGADYVGLGSDFDGGISPPAELYDASCYPMITQKLVEKGYTDEEIKKILGLNMLRVFKQICK; the protein is encoded by the coding sequence ATGATCTGGAATATTAATTTACATTATAAAGATTATAATGTGACCAATACAAATAAAAAATATTTAGCAGTAGGCGGAGTTATAATCACCGCGCTTCTTTTTTATTTTATACTGCAAAATTCTTCTTCTTTAACTCAGGCAACCGATAAAACTCCTGCCGTAATACCAAACACAACTAAAACTATTGCCGTTATGCAAAAAGATACTACTAAAGATTCTTCAAGAGATTATTTAAAGCTTCACTATGATGCAATTGTTGTAGATTCCCACAATGATTTTATCTGGCAGGTCTATGATAAGGGCGCAGATATAAAAGGAAGCTCATTTACGCAATCCGATCTGCCGCGCTTTAAAAGCGGAGGAGTTGATGTACAGTTTTTTGCCGTGTGGATTCCTATGAAAGAAGTAAAAAATTCTTTTAGTTTTGTTAAAAACCAGATAAAGAGTCTCAATCATATAGCTGAAAATAATTCAAACGATATTGAGTTTGCAAAGTCGTATGACGAAATAATGTCTGTTCTTGCGAAAAAGAAATTGTGCGGGCTTATAGGTGTTGAAGGCGGTACTGCAATAGGAAGTGATGTTGATAATGTAAATAAACTTTACGATATGGGAGTCCGTTATATCGGGCTGACCTGGAATAACTCAAATGTAATTGCTTCCTCTGCTAAAGACGAGACGGAGAAAGGAAAGAAGGGCGGTTTATCTGAATTCGGGAAAAAGGTTATTCAAAGAATGAACGAGCTTGGAATGATGATTGATGTTGCCCACCTGGGAGAAAATAGTTTCTGGGATGTTGCGGAGTTATCTACGCAGCCTATATTCAGCTCGCACTCAAATGCATATGCAATTAATCCTCACTTTAGAAATCTAACTGACGAACAGATAAAGGCTGTGGCTAAGTCAGGCGGAGTTGTGCAGGTAAATTTCTATGATGAGTTTTTAGATAAAGATGCGAAACGCAACAGAACAAAGAATGCATATCAGCTATATAAAAAAGAACTTGATGCTTTGAACGAAAAATATGGTGATGATCTGGAAAAGTATAATACTGAGCGTGATAATTTCTTAAAAGAAAAAAAGCTTTCCGGTGGAACTACAATTGATAAAGTTATAGAGCACATCGATTATATAAAAAATCTTGTCGGTGCCGATTACGTCGGTTTGGGTTCCGATTTCGACGGCGGAATATCTCCGCCCGCCGAGTTATACGACGCAAGCTGTTATCCAATGATAACTCAAAAGCTTGTGGAAAAAGGATATACCGATGAAGAAATAAAAAAAATTCTCGGCTTAAATATGCTGCGAGTTTTTAAACAAATCTGCAAGTAA
- a CDS encoding DUF2007 domain-containing protein codes for MVEVYTTYDSMEANLVKAKLTDEEIEFAVKGDADLSMTMESFNTELSRMAMKQPIKFYVAEKDVEFAKIAINTDKSDLLKDDLEY; via the coding sequence ATGGTTGAAGTGTACACAACTTATGATTCCATGGAAGCTAACTTAGTTAAGGCAAAGCTGACCGATGAAGAGATTGAATTCGCTGTAAAGGGAGATGCCGATCTTTCAATGACTATGGAATCTTTTAATACCGAACTTAGCAGAATGGCAATGAAGCAGCCGATAAAATTTTATGTCGCGGAAAAAGATGTAGAGTTTGCAAAGATTGCAATCAATACCGATAAATCAGACTTACTAAAAGATGATCTGGAATATTAA
- the tmk gene encoding dTMP kinase, with amino-acid sequence MFITFEGIDLCGKSTQAKLLLEYLQSQKKKVIYVREPGGTKISEKIRHLLLDKDHIEMEYVTEFLLFSASRYQLTNEVIKPHLKKGYIVICDRYYDSSTAYQGFGGKIDVKDINQVNKIATSGLTPDITFLLHITPQESFKRKKLRNKGADRIEEKALTYYKKVVKGYMEIAKANKKRYRVIDGKKNVNDIHSFIVNSINTHKRNL; translated from the coding sequence ATGTTCATAACGTTTGAGGGAATTGACCTTTGCGGAAAATCTACGCAGGCAAAATTATTATTAGAGTATCTTCAGTCACAAAAGAAAAAAGTCATATACGTCCGCGAGCCGGGCGGTACAAAAATTTCGGAAAAGATAAGGCACCTTTTACTTGATAAGGACCATATTGAAATGGAATACGTAACGGAGTTTCTATTATTCTCCGCTTCGCGATATCAGCTTACAAATGAAGTCATAAAGCCGCATCTTAAAAAAGGATATATTGTAATCTGCGACAGATATTATGATTCTTCGACTGCGTATCAGGGATTCGGCGGTAAGATAGATGTGAAAGATATAAATCAGGTAAATAAAATAGCAACTTCGGGTTTAACTCCCGACATAACTTTTCTGTTGCACATTACTCCGCAGGAAAGTTTTAAAAGAAAAAAACTCAGGAATAAAGGGGCTGACAGAATTGAAGAGAAAGCTCTTACTTATTACAAAAAAGTTGTAAAGGGATATATGGAAATTGCGAAGGCAAATAAAAAAAGATACAGAGTTATTGACGGGAAAAAAAATGTAAACGATATTCACTCATTTATTGTTAACAGTATTAACACTCATAAAAGAAACCTTTAA
- a CDS encoding S41 family peptidase: protein MKKILKLKYFSLLFLVGFTMFLGTTMERSDDIYDKINKNMDVFGKVYKEVALNYVDEIDADKFVKAGIEGMLGTLDPYTTYYDENSKDQIDLITAGKYGGIGVTIGVRDSTFTITDVMNGYEAQKKGLRIGDKIIELDGKDLRGVKYESTRLMVRGPVGTNLNVKIDREGEILNFDLTRQEIILKVVSYYGILEPSTEGIGYIRLDRFTNNALSEVENAIKTFKAGGNFKGLVLDLRNNGGGLLDAAIGILNKLVDKNSLLLITKGKDAASEKKYFSSEEPLVPKNVPVVVLTNEGTASASEIVAGAVQDLDRGVIVGTKSFGKGLVQQFRDLTNDKQMKITTSKYFTPSGRWIQQKDYFQENKFGVFLDKDKYNQSEFKTLGGRTVYAKGGIAPDVEVKVEGLSEVYYALQSKDMFFKYANDYLSKNPGIKTFKPTDEIFADFKQFMQNKNFEYVSNADKKIDELKKLTEGQNFNKNISDYLSKIQSEVTTEEATEIENAKEEIKKAITEEINKRIINEKEQIAATFEFDKQLQEAVSIINNPARYNQLLGKF from the coding sequence ATGAAAAAAATACTAAAGCTGAAATATTTCTCCCTTCTGTTCCTCGTTGGTTTCACTATGTTTCTCGGAACAACTATGGAAAGAAGCGACGATATCTATGACAAGATAAATAAGAACATGGACGTCTTCGGAAAAGTTTACAAAGAAGTTGCCCTCAACTATGTTGATGAAATTGATGCCGATAAATTTGTGAAGGCAGGCATTGAAGGCATGCTCGGAACGCTTGACCCGTACACAACTTACTACGATGAAAACAGCAAAGACCAGATTGACCTTATTACAGCCGGTAAATACGGAGGTATAGGAGTTACAATCGGAGTGCGTGACAGCACGTTTACAATTACCGATGTAATGAACGGCTATGAAGCCCAGAAGAAAGGATTGAGAATCGGTGATAAAATTATTGAGCTGGACGGAAAAGATCTACGAGGAGTAAAATATGAGAGCACAAGACTGATGGTCAGAGGTCCCGTTGGCACAAACTTAAATGTAAAGATTGACAGGGAAGGCGAGATTTTAAATTTTGATTTAACGCGTCAGGAAATAATTCTGAAAGTCGTTTCTTACTATGGAATTCTTGAGCCCAGCACTGAAGGCATCGGTTATATTCGGTTAGATAGATTTACAAACAATGCTCTCTCAGAAGTTGAAAATGCAATCAAGACTTTTAAGGCCGGAGGAAATTTTAAAGGGCTCGTTCTCGATTTAAGAAATAACGGCGGGGGACTTCTTGATGCAGCCATCGGTATTCTAAATAAGCTTGTTGACAAAAACAGTCTGTTATTAATTACAAAAGGAAAAGACGCAGCTTCCGAGAAAAAATATTTTTCATCTGAAGAGCCGCTTGTTCCTAAAAATGTTCCTGTAGTTGTTTTGACAAATGAAGGTACAGCTTCTGCCTCGGAAATAGTTGCAGGTGCAGTGCAGGATCTGGACAGAGGAGTTATAGTGGGAACAAAGTCATTCGGTAAGGGACTTGTACAGCAATTCCGCGATCTGACAAATGACAAACAGATGAAAATTACGACTTCAAAATATTTTACGCCTTCAGGAAGATGGATACAGCAGAAAGATTATTTCCAGGAAAATAAGTTTGGTGTATTTTTAGACAAAGATAAATATAATCAGAGTGAGTTTAAAACTCTTGGCGGAAGAACTGTTTATGCTAAGGGCGGTATCGCTCCCGATGTTGAAGTAAAAGTTGAAGGACTCAGTGAAGTATATTATGCTTTGCAGTCAAAAGATATGTTCTTTAAATATGCAAATGATTATTTGAGTAAAAATCCGGGTATAAAAACATTTAAGCCGACAGATGAAATATTTGCTGACTTCAAACAATTCATGCAAAACAAAAATTTTGAGTATGTTTCAAATGCAGATAAGAAGATTGATGAACTAAAGAAACTTACTGAAGGACAAAATTTCAATAAGAATATTTCAGATTATCTCAGCAAAATACAGAGTGAAGTCACAACTGAAGAAGCGACTGAAATTGAAAATGCTAAAGAAGAAATAAAGAAAGCTATAACAGAAGAGATTAACAAAAGAATTATAAACGAGAAGGAGCAGATTGCAGCAACATTTGAATTTGATAAACAACTTCAGGAAGCAGTTTCAATTATAAATAATCCTGCAAGATACAATCAGCTTTTAGGAAAGTTCTAA
- a CDS encoding 5-(carboxyamino)imidazole ribonucleotide synthase: protein MRIGIIGGGQLARMMMESAYKYGFEFVVLSNEKNSSAGKITSSEIVGDWNDLECLKKFAAQCDVITLENEFIDYTKLEYLESLDKKVYPSSANIKLIQDKFVQKSTLSSLNITVADFIEVESKVDIKNFAAEFGYPVIMKSRTMGYDGKGNYKIDNENEIDEAMNVLGKRGQLMCERFIPFEKEIAVQAVRNIKGDFKIYPVVETIQENHICKTVLASKNLFSNLRERVTTITKSILNELNYVGVMGIEMFLLGEDIIVNELAPRVHNSGHYSIEGCYTSQFENHIRAVSGLLIGDTNLKEDSSVMINILGSFDGNYRLDFLKDLDLENNTYIHLYDKNENRTGRKMGHITLTGENLNELESQGNKIREQIKI, encoded by the coding sequence ATGAGAATAGGTATTATAGGCGGCGGTCAGCTTGCACGAATGATGATGGAATCTGCCTATAAGTACGGCTTTGAGTTTGTTGTGCTCTCCAATGAAAAAAATTCTTCTGCAGGAAAAATTACAAGTTCCGAAATTGTAGGGGATTGGAATGACTTGGAATGTTTGAAAAAATTTGCAGCCCAATGTGATGTGATTACACTTGAGAATGAATTCATAGATTATACTAAGCTTGAATATCTGGAATCGCTCGATAAAAAAGTTTATCCTTCCTCTGCTAATATTAAATTAATTCAGGACAAGTTTGTACAGAAGTCAACACTCAGTTCTTTAAATATAACCGTGGCAGATTTTATTGAAGTTGAAAGTAAAGTTGATATAAAGAATTTTGCCGCTGAATTTGGTTATCCCGTTATTATGAAGTCACGCACAATGGGGTACGACGGCAAAGGTAATTATAAAATTGATAATGAGAATGAAATAGATGAAGCGATGAATGTTCTTGGCAAGCGCGGGCAATTGATGTGTGAGAGGTTCATCCCTTTTGAAAAAGAGATTGCAGTTCAGGCAGTCAGAAATATCAAGGGAGATTTTAAAATTTATCCCGTTGTAGAAACGATTCAGGAAAATCATATCTGCAAAACTGTTCTTGCCTCAAAAAATTTGTTCTCAAATTTAAGAGAAAGAGTAACTACAATTACAAAGTCTATATTGAATGAATTGAATTATGTAGGAGTGATGGGAATTGAGATGTTTCTTTTAGGTGAAGATATAATTGTGAATGAGTTAGCGCCTCGCGTTCATAACTCGGGGCATTATTCAATTGAGGGATGTTATACTTCGCAATTTGAAAATCATATCCGTGCTGTCTCGGGACTTTTAATAGGGGACACTAACTTAAAAGAAGATTCATCCGTAATGATAAATATACTTGGAAGTTTTGACGGTAACTACCGTCTGGATTTTTTGAAAGATCTTGATTTGGAAAATAATACTTATATACACTTGTACGATAAAAATGAAAACAGAACGGGAAGAAAGATGGGACATATAACTCTGACAGGAGAAAATCTAAATGAACTTGAATCACAGGGTAATAAAATAAGAGAACAAATTAAAATATAA
- a CDS encoding GNAT family N-acetyltransferase produces the protein MTEKSEIIELEEEYLPEFFKLFHNYRVSLGLHSVPVAEEKFLTKRFHDGDFTVLLASVMYNSGIIEYTEYAGFAILYPFFSTIQLKKIWLLNDLFVEKKFRHQGIGTLLLENSITLSEKTDSCGLVLETLIESFGAKKLVEKRGLIRDNYTYGYYREHKK, from the coding sequence ATGACAGAAAAAAGCGAAATAATAGAACTTGAGGAAGAATATCTTCCCGAGTTCTTCAAGCTCTTTCACAACTATAGGGTATCTCTCGGACTTCACTCAGTTCCTGTAGCTGAAGAAAAATTTTTAACCAAAAGATTTCACGACGGCGACTTCACCGTTCTGCTTGCAAGTGTAATGTACAACAGCGGAATCATTGAGTACACTGAGTATGCCGGCTTTGCAATTCTTTATCCCTTTTTCTCTACAATTCAGTTAAAGAAAATCTGGCTATTGAATGATTTATTTGTCGAAAAAAAATTCAGGCATCAGGGAATCGGAACTTTGCTTTTGGAAAACAGCATTACTCTCTCGGAAAAAACTGATTCATGCGGGCTGGTTCTGGAGACACTGATAGAAAGCTTCGGGGCGAAAAAGCTGGTTGAGAAGAGAGGTTTAATAAGAGATAATTATACATACGGATATTACAGAGAACATAAAAAATAA
- a CDS encoding GNAT family N-acetyltransferase, protein MENNIKIEPASLDSLDELSALFQKYRIFYKKEPDTEGEKQFLKERITNKESVIYLAKSGDSYIGFVQLFPMFSSTRITRLWLLNDLYVEEDYRKSGAASMLIEKSKELTRETNYAGLMLQTAKTNTTAQSVYDKNDFVQDDNFYSYYWFNK, encoded by the coding sequence ATGGAGAATAACATAAAAATTGAACCGGCTTCACTGGATAGTCTTGATGAGCTTTCTGCTCTTTTTCAGAAATACAGAATCTTTTATAAAAAGGAGCCTGATACAGAAGGCGAGAAGCAGTTCCTTAAAGAAAGGATAACCAATAAAGAATCTGTAATTTATCTTGCCAAAAGCGGCGATAGTTATATAGGATTTGTTCAGCTCTTCCCAATGTTTTCTTCAACAAGAATAACACGCTTATGGCTATTGAACGATTTATATGTAGAGGAAGATTACAGGAAGTCTGGCGCGGCATCGATGCTAATTGAAAAATCAAAAGAGCTTACAAGAGAAACAAATTATGCGGGGCTGATGCTTCAGACTGCAAAGACAAATACAACTGCGCAAAGTGTTTACGATAAAAATGATTTCGTGCAGGACGATAATTTTTACTCCTATTATTGGTTTAATAAATAA